A section of the Stenotrophomonas sp. 364 genome encodes:
- a CDS encoding cytochrome c peroxidase: protein MRRHRSARLILLAAALLLGGAGMPLPARDTPCPTVLPARPDPACLRALYSGPRAGWPAPQVAPGVAWQELAPLGPPPEPRDNPTTPAKVALGQRLFNDPRLSRSGQIACATCHERDLGFADGRRVSFGHDRQPGRRNAPSVAMAGYAHTLFWDGRAATLEDQALAPIADPKEMAFRAEDAATRVRADADYRTAFATVFGDDRVDTRQLAQAIAAFERSLAPTRNRFDRFLGGQPSALDDAQLRGLHLFRTRAGCMNCHSGPALTDNGFHNLGLHFHGRARQDLGRYEVTGDPADSGRFRTPSLRGVANTAPYMHNGLLPRLDGVLAFYNVGGGKPRAPAVPAADAPPFPQPDPLLHPRGLSRQELQDLEAFLRAL from the coding sequence ATGCGACGTCACCGCTCTGCACGCCTGATCCTGCTTGCCGCTGCGCTGCTCCTGGGCGGCGCGGGCATGCCGTTGCCCGCGCGCGACACCCCCTGCCCGACCGTGCTGCCGGCGCGCCCCGACCCGGCGTGCCTGCGTGCGCTCTACAGCGGTCCCCGTGCAGGCTGGCCGGCACCCCAGGTGGCACCGGGCGTGGCGTGGCAGGAACTGGCCCCATTGGGGCCACCCCCCGAACCGCGCGACAACCCGACCACCCCGGCCAAGGTCGCCCTGGGCCAGCGCCTGTTCAACGACCCACGCCTGTCGCGCTCGGGGCAGATCGCCTGCGCCACCTGCCACGAACGCGACCTCGGCTTCGCCGATGGCCGGCGCGTGTCGTTCGGCCACGACCGACAACCCGGTCGCCGCAATGCCCCCAGCGTGGCGATGGCCGGTTACGCACACACGCTGTTCTGGGACGGTCGCGCGGCCACGCTGGAAGACCAGGCGCTGGCGCCGATCGCCGACCCGAAGGAGATGGCCTTCCGTGCCGAGGACGCGGCAACCCGCGTGCGCGCCGATGCCGACTACCGCACCGCCTTTGCCACCGTATTCGGCGACGACCGCGTGGATACCCGCCAACTGGCCCAGGCCATCGCAGCGTTCGAGCGCAGCCTGGCCCCCACCCGCAACCGTTTCGACCGTTTCCTCGGCGGCCAGCCCAGCGCGCTGGACGACGCGCAGCTGCGCGGCCTGCACCTGTTCCGCACGCGCGCGGGGTGCATGAACTGCCACAGCGGACCGGCGCTGACCGACAACGGCTTCCACAACCTGGGCCTGCATTTCCACGGGCGCGCGCGCCAGGACCTGGGCCGCTACGAGGTGACCGGCGATCCCGCCGACAGCGGTCGCTTCCGCACACCCTCGCTGCGCGGGGTGGCCAACACTGCGCCCTACATGCACAACGGCCTGTTGCCGCGGCTGGACGGCGTGCTGGCGTTCTACAACGTGGGCGGCGGCAAACCCCGCGCGCCGGCAGTACCGGCTGCCGACGCACCACCGTTCCCGCAACCGGATCCGCTGCTGCACCCGCGCGGACTCAGCCGCCAGGAACTGCAGGATCTGGAAGCGTTCCTGCGCGCCCTGTAG
- a CDS encoding DUF3014 domain-containing protein, with the protein MQKSGKAIWPWVLGVVVIGGAGTWLFSDTLRALVDDVQVPVQAPAAQGAGTKIPPVPASTASAAPPSIQHPVDPRDAADPALPALADSDGPVFDALTALFNGDGALALLLRDHLVQRVVTHIDNLDKPSVPTPAMAVRALPGSLQVDTVEGTTHIAAANAARYAPYVTAFALDATAAGKAYVRVYPLLQQAYAELGQPDAYFNDRLVGVIDHLLQTPEPPRPLAVTRDERGRYRFVDPALQSCSVGQKLLLRMDAGQAHAVKQQFRALRAVLSRG; encoded by the coding sequence ATGCAGAAGAGCGGAAAGGCGATCTGGCCGTGGGTGTTGGGTGTGGTGGTGATTGGCGGCGCGGGCACGTGGTTGTTCAGCGATACCCTGCGCGCTCTTGTCGATGACGTGCAGGTGCCGGTGCAGGCGCCCGCGGCGCAGGGTGCGGGCACGAAGATACCGCCCGTGCCTGCATCCACTGCATCCGCTGCGCCACCTTCCATCCAGCACCCGGTCGATCCCCGCGATGCGGCCGATCCGGCACTGCCCGCGCTGGCCGACAGCGATGGGCCGGTGTTCGACGCACTGACGGCGCTGTTCAACGGCGACGGCGCACTGGCACTGCTGCTGCGCGACCACCTGGTCCAGCGCGTGGTGACCCATATCGACAATCTCGACAAGCCCAGCGTGCCGACGCCGGCGATGGCGGTGCGTGCGCTGCCGGGTAGCCTGCAGGTCGACACCGTGGAGGGCACCACGCACATCGCCGCGGCCAACGCCGCGCGCTATGCGCCCTACGTGACGGCATTCGCGCTGGACGCGACTGCCGCAGGCAAGGCCTATGTGCGCGTCTACCCGTTGCTCCAGCAGGCGTATGCGGAACTGGGACAGCCCGACGCGTACTTCAATGATCGGCTGGTGGGGGTGATCGACCACCTGCTGCAGACACCGGAGCCGCCCCGCCCGTTGGCGGTGACACGCGACGAGCGCGGCCGCTATCGCTTTGTCGATCCCGCGCTGCAGTCATGCTCGGTGGGGCAGAAGCTGCTGCTGCGCATGGATGCCGGGCAGGCGCACGCGGTGAAGCAACAGTTTCGGGCACTGCGCGCGGTGCTCAGCCGCGGTTGA
- a CDS encoding glutathione S-transferase, translated as MHYELYYWTGIQGRGEFIRLALEDAGAAYTDMARVHGDAMMEPFLQGKEEGLRPFAPPFLKSGRQVIAQVGAILDHIAPELGLVPEAASRRQQALQLQLTIADLVAEVHDTHHPIAAAKYYEDQKHEAKARAEATRAERLPKFLAYFEAVLKDNGERHPLREHSYVDLSLFQLLSGLDYMFPRRMQALWPTLPLLRALKDRVERRPNIAAYLASDRRLAFNTNGIFRHYPELDGDR; from the coding sequence ATGCATTACGAGCTGTACTACTGGACCGGTATCCAGGGCCGTGGCGAGTTCATCCGGCTGGCGCTGGAAGACGCCGGTGCGGCCTACACCGACATGGCGCGCGTGCATGGCGATGCGATGATGGAGCCGTTCCTGCAGGGCAAGGAAGAGGGTCTGCGCCCGTTCGCACCGCCGTTCCTGAAAAGTGGCCGGCAGGTGATCGCCCAGGTGGGCGCGATCCTCGATCACATCGCACCGGAACTGGGCCTGGTGCCCGAAGCGGCGTCTCGCCGACAGCAGGCACTGCAGCTGCAGTTGACCATCGCCGACCTGGTCGCCGAAGTGCACGACACCCACCACCCGATTGCCGCAGCGAAGTACTACGAAGACCAGAAACACGAAGCGAAGGCGCGCGCCGAGGCGACGCGTGCCGAGCGGCTACCGAAATTCCTGGCGTACTTCGAGGCTGTGCTGAAGGACAACGGCGAGCGTCATCCGCTGCGCGAGCATTCGTACGTGGACCTGTCGTTGTTCCAGCTGCTGAGCGGGCTGGACTACATGTTCCCGCGGCGCATGCAGGCACTGTGGCCCACCCTGCCGTTGCTGCGCGCGCTCAAGGACCGGGTGGAGCGGCGACCGAACATCGCCGCCTACCTGGCCTCCGACCGCCGTTTGGCGTTCAACACCAACGGCATCTTCCGCCATTACCCGGAACTGGACGGCGACCGATAG
- a CDS encoding thiamine pyrophosphate-dependent enzyme, translating to MSKRVAEIVVETLQAAGVRHCYGIVGDTLNYVTDAIHHSDIEWVHMRHEEVAAFAAGAESLISGQLTACAGSCGPGGLHFINGVFETNRNRAPMVLIASQVVTAELGMEFPQEVDFKAVYASCSVFCEQVHSPEQARRVVALACQAAISRRGVAVVILPADISEAVVKHDVPFSVHYTQPVLRPSDEELQRIAALIGDGKRVGIYAGAGCEHAHDALVALGERLQAPIAHTSRAKDFVEHDNPYNMGMTGIFGIESGYHTLMACDTLLLLGADFAWGQYYPDKATLIQVDRDGSHLGRRHPVTLGVVGDIGPTLEALLPMLPPRQDRSFLDECIEHRDKALATREKEEQPGEGELIHPQHLTALINRYATDDALFTADGGSPMVWILRHIRTNGRRRTLTSLLHGTMANAMPQALGLQKAYPGRQVISLSGDGGIAMLLGDLLTAVQENLPIKVVVYNNSSLNFVELEQKVEGLLDNYTDLKNPDFGRLAEVIGFYGRTVTRSEDLEQAVQDFLAHPGPALLDVHTSPTELVMPPQVEAKQVAGTALYAAKALLSGRVGDVRDLLANNFLNKP from the coding sequence ATGAGCAAGCGCGTTGCCGAGATCGTAGTTGAAACTCTCCAGGCTGCCGGTGTCCGCCATTGTTACGGCATCGTCGGCGATACCCTCAACTACGTCACCGATGCCATCCACCACAGCGATATCGAGTGGGTGCACATGCGGCATGAGGAAGTGGCCGCGTTCGCCGCCGGCGCCGAATCGCTGATCAGCGGGCAGCTCACTGCCTGTGCCGGTTCGTGCGGGCCGGGTGGTCTGCATTTCATCAACGGCGTGTTCGAAACCAACCGCAACCGCGCGCCGATGGTGCTGATCGCCAGCCAGGTGGTGACCGCCGAGCTGGGCATGGAGTTTCCGCAGGAGGTCGATTTCAAGGCGGTGTATGCCAGCTGCAGCGTGTTCTGCGAGCAGGTGCACAGCCCCGAACAGGCGCGCCGCGTGGTGGCGCTGGCCTGCCAGGCCGCCATCAGCCGCCGCGGCGTGGCGGTGGTGATCCTGCCGGCCGACATCAGCGAAGCGGTGGTCAAGCACGATGTGCCGTTCTCGGTGCACTACACCCAGCCGGTGCTGCGTCCCAGCGATGAGGAACTGCAGCGCATTGCGGCGCTGATCGGCGACGGCAAGCGCGTGGGCATATACGCCGGGGCCGGCTGCGAGCATGCGCACGACGCGCTGGTGGCACTGGGTGAGCGGCTGCAGGCGCCGATCGCGCACACCTCGCGGGCCAAGGATTTCGTCGAGCATGACAACCCGTACAACATGGGCATGACCGGCATCTTCGGGATCGAATCGGGCTACCACACGCTGATGGCCTGCGACACGCTGCTGCTGCTCGGCGCCGATTTCGCATGGGGCCAGTACTACCCGGACAAGGCCACGCTGATCCAGGTGGATCGCGATGGCAGCCACCTCGGCCGGCGCCATCCGGTGACGCTGGGCGTGGTGGGCGACATCGGCCCGACGCTGGAGGCCCTGCTGCCGATGCTGCCGCCGCGGCAGGACCGCAGCTTCCTGGACGAGTGCATCGAACACCGCGACAAGGCGCTGGCCACGCGCGAAAAGGAAGAGCAACCAGGCGAGGGCGAGCTGATCCATCCGCAGCACCTCACCGCGTTGATCAACCGCTACGCCACCGACGATGCGTTGTTCACCGCCGACGGTGGCTCGCCGATGGTGTGGATTCTGCGCCACATCCGCACCAACGGTCGCCGCCGCACCCTGACCAGCCTGCTGCACGGCACGATGGCCAACGCCATGCCGCAGGCGCTGGGCCTGCAGAAAGCCTATCCGGGCCGGCAGGTAATCTCGCTGTCGGGCGATGGCGGCATTGCGATGTTGCTGGGCGACCTGCTCACTGCGGTGCAGGAAAACCTGCCGATCAAGGTGGTGGTCTACAACAACAGCTCGCTGAACTTCGTGGAGCTGGAGCAGAAGGTGGAAGGCCTGCTGGACAACTACACCGACCTGAAGAACCCCGATTTCGGCCGCCTGGCCGAGGTGATCGGCTTCTACGGGCGCACCGTGACCCGCTCGGAGGACCTGGAGCAGGCGGTGCAGGACTTCCTGGCCCATCCGGGCCCGGCGCTGCTGGACGTGCACACCAGCCCGACCGAGCTGGTGATGCCGCCGCAGGTGGAAGCTAAGCAGGTGGCCGGCACCGCGCTGTATGCGGCCAAGGCCTTGCTGAGCGGGCGGGTGGGCGACGTGCGTGATCTGCTGGCCAACAATTTCCTCAACAAGCCCTGA
- a CDS encoding SH3 domain-containing protein, protein MNTIKGGRHAVLGAALLWMGVNAAAAAADGPALRMEVGPGQVATARVEAQGTLALLLPSGRQQRLDGVADADGGARLSQLDVDFDGRPELVARASVGQVNEAVAVYRFDTRQARFVPLELPASSHEQCGGLMGLDVDAANRTLSSSCRSGPMWYVDLYRYHDGRLYLYRAERTLMLGDALEATIFVKQTAESGPMAVWSTFDPAGNVLETAISDGLVAPRSDRRLLAFSGQVVPARLPLYARPGDTATRRYLVRDDRVELLDEKDGWVKVRYANPTRGDILGWVNANP, encoded by the coding sequence ATGAACACGATCAAGGGCGGGCGACATGCGGTGCTGGGCGCCGCGCTGCTGTGGATGGGCGTGAACGCGGCCGCGGCGGCCGCCGATGGCCCGGCGCTGCGCATGGAGGTGGGGCCAGGCCAGGTGGCGACCGCGCGGGTAGAAGCGCAGGGCACCCTGGCGCTGCTGCTGCCGTCGGGCCGCCAGCAGCGCCTGGACGGCGTGGCCGATGCCGATGGCGGTGCGCGGCTGAGCCAACTGGACGTCGATTTCGATGGCCGTCCCGAGCTGGTGGCGCGCGCCTCGGTCGGGCAGGTCAACGAAGCGGTGGCGGTTTACCGGTTCGACACCCGGCAGGCGCGGTTCGTCCCACTGGAACTCCCTGCCAGTTCGCACGAGCAATGCGGCGGGCTGATGGGCCTGGACGTGGACGCCGCCAACCGCACCCTGAGCAGCAGCTGCCGCAGTGGCCCGATGTGGTACGTCGATCTGTACCGCTACCACGATGGGCGGCTGTATCTGTACCGCGCCGAGCGCACCCTGATGCTGGGCGACGCGCTGGAGGCGACGATCTTCGTCAAGCAGACCGCCGAGAGTGGCCCGATGGCGGTCTGGAGCACGTTTGACCCTGCCGGCAACGTGCTGGAAACGGCCATCTCCGACGGGCTGGTGGCCCCGCGCAGTGACCGGCGGCTGCTGGCCTTCAGCGGCCAGGTAGTGCCGGCACGGCTGCCGTTGTATGCCCGGCCCGGCGACACCGCCACCCGCCGCTATCTGGTGCGCGATGACCGGGTGGAGCTGCTGGATGAAAAGGACGGCTGGGTGAAGGTGCGCTACGCCAACCCGACTCGGGGCGACATTCTCGGCTGGGTCAACGCCAACCCCTGA
- a CDS encoding DUF3574 domain-containing protein encodes MKSHALLFALVLAASGCATAAPAAKPVPPAPATATATLQGDAARPDAAAGWVRSELYFGVGEESGASERKQTDAITEAQWRAFLDKQVTPRFPDGLTVFDAYGQWLFRGAAEPNRLRTKVLVVLHENTPQRRADIEAIRLAWKQATGHQSVLWAQQAVEVSF; translated from the coding sequence ATGAAGTCCCATGCCCTTCTGTTTGCCCTGGTGCTGGCCGCCAGCGGCTGCGCCACCGCCGCGCCTGCCGCCAAGCCGGTGCCGCCGGCCCCCGCCACGGCCACCGCGACCCTGCAGGGCGATGCCGCCCGCCCCGATGCCGCCGCCGGCTGGGTGCGCAGCGAGTTGTACTTCGGCGTGGGCGAGGAGAGCGGTGCTTCCGAGCGCAAGCAGACCGATGCCATCACCGAGGCACAGTGGCGCGCCTTCCTGGACAAGCAGGTCACCCCGCGCTTCCCGGACGGCCTGACCGTGTTCGATGCCTATGGCCAGTGGCTGTTCCGCGGCGCGGCCGAGCCCAACCGCCTGCGCACCAAGGTGCTGGTGGTGCTGCACGAGAACACCCCGCAGCGCCGTGCCGACATCGAGGCGATCCGCCTGGCGTGGAAGCAGGCCACCGGCCACCAGTCGGTGCTGTGGGCGCAGCAGGCGGTTGAAGTATCGTTCTGA
- a CDS encoding TonB-dependent receptor: MSRPSASRLGLAIALVLSSPLLAQDATAQDAPGSATTLDTVIVTGTRAVDRTVLESTSPVDVLTAEDIRKAGVVNGELGSALQALLPSFNFPRQSNSGGADHIRAAQLRGLSPDQVLVLVNGKRRHSSALVNTDSKIGKGTTPVDFNAIPISAIKRIEVLRDGAGALYGSDAVAGVINVILDDAPEGGAFEASFGANHTDLKPIDRTITDGQTSYASAKVGIRLGDEGGFLRVGLELKNHEGTNRAGFDQIPPWDQSDTNLALQGKRNYVLGDGKTKDLNAWINSELPFGETSKFYFFSTFNQRDSEGANYFRYPDSDANWAQVYPNGYRPISEGENRDVQAVAGAKGQWGEWNYDASLDYGTNSFTYRLRNSLNASLGPTSPTRFKTGDYRNELTVANLDLGRVFSQGENITHSLGLGVEARRDHYQTRPGDPSSYAAGPFTDRPTGSQAGGGLTPQDATTLSRDVASAYVSLSSQFGEHFSSDLAARYEHSDDFGGELTGKLGLRYEFAPAFALRGAISNNFRAPSLAQIGYESTSTGYNAAGQLVQGRVLSVNNPIARGLGATDLKPEKSVNTSLGFTSRIGDHFDVSLDFFQIDIDDRIALSESITGDALTDYVQQQFGVAGLQSASFFVNAADTRTRGAELVSNWRQSLGSGELVLTGTYAYTKTTLKNVLATPASLLALDPDYVLFGVEETNTLTDATPRTRGSVAASWSNDRWSLSSRVNRYGSVTRVFNFGDGFVPRQTYGAEWQLDAEVEFKITPQWSVAVGGQNLTDNYSDLSNDDIYYYGNLPYDVLSPVGSNGAYYYGRVRYTF; the protein is encoded by the coding sequence ATGTCCCGTCCGTCTGCGTCGCGCCTTGGCCTTGCCATTGCGCTCGTCCTCTCTTCCCCCCTGCTCGCCCAGGACGCAACTGCGCAGGACGCGCCCGGCTCGGCCACCACCCTGGACACCGTGATCGTCACCGGCACCCGTGCAGTGGACCGCACCGTGCTCGAATCCACCTCGCCGGTGGACGTGCTGACCGCCGAAGACATCCGCAAGGCCGGCGTGGTCAACGGCGAGCTGGGCAGCGCGCTGCAGGCGCTGCTGCCGTCGTTCAACTTCCCGCGCCAGTCCAACTCCGGCGGCGCCGACCACATCCGCGCCGCGCAGCTGCGTGGCCTGTCCCCGGACCAGGTACTGGTGCTGGTGAACGGCAAGCGCCGCCACAGCAGCGCGCTGGTCAACACCGACAGCAAGATCGGCAAGGGCACCACGCCGGTGGACTTCAACGCCATTCCGATCAGCGCGATCAAGCGCATCGAAGTGCTGCGCGACGGCGCCGGCGCGCTGTACGGCTCCGACGCGGTGGCCGGGGTCATCAACGTGATCCTCGACGACGCGCCGGAAGGCGGCGCATTCGAGGCCAGCTTCGGTGCCAACCACACCGACCTCAAGCCGATCGACCGCACCATCACCGACGGCCAGACCAGCTACGCCAGTGCCAAGGTCGGTATCCGGCTGGGCGATGAGGGCGGCTTCCTGCGCGTTGGCCTGGAGCTGAAGAACCACGAAGGCACCAATCGCGCCGGCTTCGACCAGATCCCGCCGTGGGACCAGAGCGACACCAACCTGGCCCTGCAGGGCAAGCGCAACTACGTGCTGGGCGACGGCAAGACCAAGGATCTGAACGCCTGGATCAACAGCGAACTGCCGTTCGGTGAGACCTCCAAGTTCTACTTCTTCAGCACCTTCAACCAGCGCGACAGCGAAGGCGCCAACTACTTCCGCTACCCCGACAGCGACGCCAACTGGGCGCAGGTGTACCCGAACGGCTACCGGCCGATTTCCGAAGGTGAAAACCGCGACGTGCAGGCCGTGGCCGGTGCGAAGGGTCAATGGGGCGAATGGAACTACGACGCCAGCCTGGACTATGGCACCAACAGTTTCACCTACCGCCTGCGCAACTCGCTCAATGCCTCGCTGGGCCCGACCAGCCCGACCCGCTTCAAGACCGGCGACTACCGCAACGAACTGACCGTGGCCAACCTCGACCTCGGCCGGGTGTTCAGCCAGGGCGAGAACATCACCCACAGCCTTGGCCTGGGTGTGGAAGCACGGCGCGACCACTACCAGACCCGCCCGGGCGACCCGAGCAGCTATGCCGCCGGCCCGTTCACCGACCGCCCGACCGGCTCGCAGGCCGGCGGCGGCCTGACCCCGCAGGACGCCACCACGCTGTCGCGCGACGTGGCCAGCGCCTACGTCAGCCTGTCCAGCCAGTTCGGCGAGCACTTCTCCAGCGACCTGGCCGCGCGTTATGAGCACAGCGACGACTTCGGTGGCGAGCTCACCGGCAAGCTCGGCCTGCGTTACGAGTTCGCCCCGGCGTTCGCACTGCGCGGTGCGATCTCCAACAATTTCCGCGCCCCGTCGCTGGCACAGATCGGCTACGAGTCCACCTCCACCGGCTACAACGCGGCCGGGCAGCTGGTGCAGGGCCGGGTGCTGTCGGTGAACAACCCGATCGCGCGTGGCCTGGGCGCCACCGACCTGAAGCCGGAGAAGTCGGTCAACACCAGCCTGGGCTTCACCAGCCGCATCGGTGACCACTTCGATGTCTCGCTGGACTTCTTCCAGATCGACATCGACGACCGCATCGCGTTGTCGGAGAGCATCACCGGCGATGCGCTCACCGACTACGTGCAGCAGCAGTTCGGCGTGGCCGGCCTGCAGAGCGCCAGCTTCTTCGTCAACGCCGCCGACACCCGTACCCGCGGCGCCGAGCTGGTGAGCAACTGGCGCCAGTCGCTGGGCAGCGGTGAGCTGGTGCTGACCGGCACCTATGCGTACACCAAGACCACGCTGAAGAACGTGCTGGCCACGCCGGCCAGCCTGCTCGCGCTGGACCCGGATTACGTGCTGTTCGGCGTGGAGGAAACCAATACCCTCACCGACGCCACCCCGCGCACCCGCGGCTCGGTGGCGGCCAGCTGGAGCAACGACCGCTGGTCGCTGAGCAGCCGGGTGAACCGCTACGGCAGCGTCACCCGCGTGTTCAACTTCGGCGACGGCTTCGTCCCGCGCCAGACCTACGGCGCCGAGTGGCAGCTGGATGCCGAAGTGGAGTTCAAGATCACCCCGCAGTGGAGCGTGGCGGTGGGCGGGCAGAACCTCACCGACAACTACTCGGACCTGTCCAACGACGACATCTACTATTACGGCAACCTGCCGTATGACGTGTTGTCGCCGGTGGGCAGCAATGGGGCGTATTACTACGGGCGTGTGCGGTATACGTTCTGA
- the otsB gene encoding trehalose-phosphatase codes for MANDLPPRPPPPLLDDACALFLDVDGTLIEFERDPEAVTLLPEVRNAIGRISDRLEGAVALISGRPLNQLDELFAPLHLPAAGLHGHELRIADGRLDSPAGTTDTSEWLHAVHQQAMRFAHGHPGVLVEDKGRSLALHWRGAPHAASDVRAFAERHIRGNAAYRLQPGDHVVEFVPEGSDKGRALQQLMQHPPFRGRLPVFLGDDLTDEFGFDAANAQHGWSVLVGARSPSAAVFALPHIRSVHAWLQENAY; via the coding sequence ATGGCCAACGACCTCCCCCCACGTCCGCCGCCGCCGTTGCTGGACGATGCCTGCGCGTTGTTCCTCGACGTGGATGGCACCCTGATTGAATTCGAACGCGACCCCGAAGCGGTCACGCTGCTGCCGGAAGTGCGCAATGCCATCGGGCGCATCAGCGACCGCCTGGAAGGCGCCGTGGCGTTGATCAGCGGGCGCCCGCTCAACCAGCTCGACGAGCTGTTCGCCCCACTTCACCTGCCCGCCGCCGGCCTGCATGGCCACGAGCTGCGCATCGCCGACGGCCGCCTCGACAGTCCCGCCGGCACCACCGACACCAGTGAATGGCTGCACGCCGTGCACCAGCAGGCCATGCGTTTCGCGCACGGCCATCCCGGCGTGCTGGTCGAAGACAAGGGCCGCAGCCTGGCCCTGCACTGGCGCGGTGCGCCGCACGCCGCCAGCGACGTGCGCGCGTTCGCCGAGCGGCATATCCGCGGCAATGCCGCGTACCGCCTGCAGCCGGGCGACCACGTCGTGGAGTTTGTGCCGGAAGGCAGTGACAAGGGCCGCGCCCTGCAGCAACTGATGCAGCACCCCCCGTTCCGTGGCCGCCTGCCGGTATTCCTCGGCGACGACCTCACTGACGAATTCGGCTTCGATGCGGCCAACGCGCAGCATGGCTGGAGCGTCCTGGTGGGCGCGCGCAGTCCCAGCGCCGCAGTGTTCGCGCTGCCGCACATCCGCAGCGTGCACGCCTGGCTGCAGGAAAACGCCTACTGA